GTTAACTGGTGTAGTCTCCAACCCGGCACATTCATATCGCTGGCGCTTTTGGAAAGGTCCAAACGCATCAACTGCCGCCTCAGTTTCTGCGCATGATGTGGCTGTATGCCTGCTTTGCTGCCAGTCTCGAAGAATACTTGTATTCCTTTGTGCCGAAATGATTTGATCATGTCACTATTGTATAGCGTAGCGTTTCGGTTGTCAATGCCCTGCGAGATTGATGATCAACACGAGGCAAATGACCAGATCAGTGGCCAGGACGATGACCAGAA
The DNA window shown above is from Desulfobulbaceae bacterium and carries:
- a CDS encoding peptidase, translating into MIKSFRHKGIQVFFETGSKAGIQPHHAQKLRRQLMRLDLSKSASDMNVPGWRLHQLTTGHWSIWVNGNWRMTFGFDGENAVLIDYQDYH